A stretch of DNA from Saccharospirillum mangrovi:
CTGTATCAGTTTGATAAAGCCGTCGCGCACCGCTTGCAGCAGGCACTGGCGCAGCCGGCCTTCGCTGCGACCCTGGCGGTACGCCAGCCAAAGGCCATTCAGCCCGGCCACACCGATCAAGCCAACAATGGCGTAGAAACCAACGCGCATCGGCGAGATACCCAGCACCAGCAGATAAACCAGCAACAGCAACGGCGCCAGAAAATACCAGCCACTGGCAAGCACCTGACGTACCTGTGGCAGCTCGGAACCGGGCAGTCCTTTCATGCCTTGCTTGACGGCGATGATGTGCACGAACAGGTAGACAGTGGCGAAATACAGCAGCGCCGGAAAGATGCTGACTTTAACGATGTCCAGATAGGGCAGGCGGGTGTATTCGGCAATCAGGAACGCACCGGCACCCATCAGCGGCGGCATGATCTGCCCGCCGGTGCTGGCGGCGGCTTCGATGCCACCGGCTTGCGCCGGGCGATAACCGAGCTTCTTCATCAACGGGATGGTGAAGGCGCCGGTGGTGACGACGTTGGCGATGGCGCTGCCGGAAATCGACCCCATGCTGGCCGACGCCAACACCGCCGCTTTCGCCGGACCACCGCGCTGGCGGCCGGTGGCGGAAAACGCCAGGTCGATAAAGAACTTGCCCGCCCCGGTCACTTCCAGCAGAGCGCCGAACAGCACGAAGATAAACACGAAGGTCGCCGCTACGCCCAACGGCAACCCGAAGATGCCTTCCTGACCGAGATACAGCTGAGCGGCGAGGCGATCCAGCGAGTAGCCTCTGTGACTCAGCAAACCCGGCAGCCAGTCGCCCAGCCAGGGCAGCGCACCGCGTGAACCGGCCAGGGCATAAACAATGGCGACTGCGCCGATGATGGTCAGACCCGTACCGACGGCACGGCGGCTGGCTTCGAGCACGGTCACAATGCAGATACAGGCGACAACAATGTCGGTGCGCGTCCAGAAGCCGGCGCGGTTAACGATGTCATCGAGAAAATACACCAGATAGAAGCCGGACAGCGCCGCCGCCACGAACAGCACGGTATCAAGCGCTATGGCCAGCGGGCCACGTGTCTGGCCGGGACGAGGACCAAACAGCACAAAACACAGCATCAGCATCAAGCCCAGATGGATGCCACGTTGGTAGAACAGGCCCAGCGGTTGAATGCCGGCGCCGTACAGATGAAACAGCGATAACCCGATGCCGAGCACAGCCATCAGCGTCAAGCTGAAACGGTTGCCCGGTAATGCCTGAGGTTGCCAACTGCCGGTGGTCTGAATGGGAATGGCGGAGTATTGGCTCATGGAGATGGAGCTCCGTCAGTGGGCGGGATCAGTTGAATTTCGACGCGTTCGCCGGCCGCCAATTGGCTGAGGCTAACGACGCGCGCTCCCACCTGAATGCGATGATCGACGCGCCGACTGCCGACGCGTAACAGAAAATGATTGGCTGGCACCGGCGCGTCGATATCGACGATGCGGTAGCCGTGTTCGGTGTCAGACAGCAAGCGGCCACGACCCGGTGTATGGCCCAGGCCAGCGGCGAAATCCGGTGTGTGGCTGCTGTTCAACAGCAACTGGCCGTCGGCCACCCGATAGCAGTCTTCCACCTGGAAGCCTTGCACCGAGTGATGCCACAGCAGGCACCAATGGCCGTCAGCGGGCAGCGCCAGGCTGGTCAGTTGGCCGCCATCTGAAGTGCGGACCACCAGTGTGCCGGCTGAATCTGGCGCTGCGGCCGGCACCTGTGCCAGCAGCAGCGCCGCGCCCAACACGACTCCGGCCGATTGGGACCAGCGGTTGCGGTTCACCTTAAGGGCGCAGCCGGTCAGGAATGTCGGCGCCGATTTCCTGGTAGTAGCGCAGCGCACCGGGGTGCATTGGAATCGGTGTGGACGTCAGCGAGAACTCGACGGTGGTGTCGTCGGCAGCCGGGTGAATGGCGCGCAAATCCTCAACCCGTTCGAACAGCAGCTTGGTGATCTGATAAGCCAGTTCATCGGACATGGCGGTGTTCACCACCAGAACGTTGGGAATGCCCACGGTCTGAACCGGGCTGTCCATGCCTTCGTACAGGCCAGCGCGCAACTGGTAGGGCGCGAACACCGGTTCAACGGCGATGGCCTTGCGGATTTCTGCGTCGCTCAGCGGCAGCAGACGAATGTTGTGCGAGCTGGCCAGGCTGAGAATGGAACTGGTCGGTGGGCCAACGCTCCAGAAACCGGCGTCAATGTCGCCATCGCGCAGCGCATCGGCGGTTTCGTTGAAGTTCAGTCGCTGGACGGTGAAGTCGTCGTAGCTGATGCCGTTGCTTTCCAGAATCGACTGGGCGTTGACTTCGGTGCCACTGCCGGGCGCACCCACTGAAACACGCTTACCGACCAGATCGGCCAGCGATTCGATGCCCGAATCGGCGAGCGTGACGATCTGCACCGCATTGGGGTAGAGCGACGCCAGTGCAGCGACATCAAGTTTGCGGCCAGAGAAGCGGTCACCGCCTTCGTAGGCTTGCAGTACGGTGTCGGCCAGAGCGATGGCGAGGTCGGAATCCTCACGATGGATCAGGCCCATGTTTTCCACCGACGCCCCGGTAACTTCAGCCACCGCAGTAGCGCCATCCAGGTGTTTGCTGATCAATTCGGCCAGACCGCCGCCGAGTGGGTAGTAAGTGCCGCCGGTGCCGCCAGTGGCGATGGACAGGTCTTCAGCCTGAACGGCGGACCAGCCCAGGAGCAGGGCAGTGCCCAGCGCAGGGAGTAGGGTTTTCATCATGCGTTCCTCTATTGTTTTTGTTTGAGGTCGGTTTCTGTGAACCGAGATCGATAGTACCCGAGTGCGGCGAACAGCCACAAAAAAACCGGCCCTGAGGCCGGTTTTTTAATCGAGCTGCACTTACTGCGCTTAGCAGAACAGTGCGTTACTCGTCGAGGAAGGAGCGCAGGTGATCGCTGCGTGTCGGATGACGCAGCTTGCGCAGCGCCTTGGCTTCGATCTGACGGATCCGTTCACGGGTCACGTCAAACTGCTTGCCGACTTCTTCCAGCGTGTGGTCGGTGTTCATGTCGATGCCGAAACGCATCCGCAGCACCTTGGCTTCGCGTGCGGTCAGACCGGCCAGCACTTCACGCGTGGCTTCGCGCAGGCCGGTGACGGTGGCGGAGTCGATCGGCATTTCCATGGTGTTGTCTTCGATGAAGTCGCCCAGTGAGCTGTCTTCGTCGTCGCCAATCGGCGTTTCCAGGGAAATCGGTTCCTTGGAAATTTTCAGCACCTTGCGGATCTTGTCTTCCGGCATTTCCATGCGTTCAGCCAGTTCGTCCGGCGTTGGCTCGCGACCCATTTCCTGCAACATCTGGCGGGAAATGCGGTTCAGCTTGTTGATCGTCTCGATCATGTGCACCGGAATACGAATGGTGCGCGCCTGGTCCGCAATGGAGCGGGTGATGGCCTGGCGAATCCACCAGGTGGCGTAGGTCGAGAACTTGTAGCCGCGACGGTATTCGAACTTGTCGACCGCCTTCATCAGGCCGATGTTGCCTTCCTGAATCAGGTCGAGGAACTGCAAGCCACGGTTGGTGTACTTCTTGGCGATGGAGATCACCAGACGCAGGTTGGCTTCCACCATTTCTTTCTTGGCGCGGCGCGCACGCGCTTCGCCAATGGAAATGCGACGGTGGATGTCCTTGATTTCAGCCAGCGTGATGCCGCTCTGCTTCTGCACATTGCGCAGTTTGCGCTGAGCACGACGCAGTTCGACTTCGTACTTGAAGGCTTCTTCAGCGAAACGGCTGTCTTCGAGCAGGTTGTTGAGCCACTGTTCGTCGGTTTCGTTGCCTACAAAGCTGTTCACGAACTCTTTGCGCGGCATCTTCAACTGGCGTACGCACAGTTGCAGCAGCTTGCGTTCCTGAACGCGAATGGTGTCGACGATGTCTTTGATCTTGTCCAGCGATTCATCGAACTGACGCGGGGCCAGTTTGAAGCAGGAGAAGGTCATGCCCATGGCGTTCATGGCGTCGATCGCTTCCTGGCTGTAACGACCGTGCTTTGTAATCAGCTTGTTGGTTTCGGCGAGCTGTTCGGCCAACAGCGTGAAGCGTTCACGTGCCAGTTCCGGATCGGGACCGCCTTCGTTATCGCTGTCGCTGTCGTCGCTATCGCTGTCGTCATCATCGTCGTCGTCATCGCGACTGTCGTCTTTGATCTCCGGCGGTGCGATGGCGTCGGGTGAATCGGCCGCCGGTTCCGGGTCGGAATCGTCCGGGTCCTGGAACGAGGTCAGGAAGTCGGACAGCCGGCCACCTTCTTCGGTCTGGCTCTTTTCGTAGGTCGCGAGAATGTCTTCAATGACGCCCGGGAAGAACGCCATGGCCTGCATGACTTCACGCGTGCCTTCTTCAATGCGCTTGGCGATAACGATTTCGCCTTCGCGAGTCAGCAACTCGACAGTACCCATTTCGCGCATGTACATGCGCACCGGGTCGGTGGTGCGGCCAGTGTCGGTTTCCACCGCAGCCAAAGCGGCGGCGGCTTCTTCGGTGGCGTCATCGTCGTCGGTGTTGCTTTCATCGTTCATCAACAACTGCTCGGCGTCGGGCGCCGATTCGTACACGTTGATGCCGATGTCATTGATCATGGCAATGATGTCTTCAACCTGATCCGGGGAATTGATTTCCTCGGGCAGGTGGTCATTCACCTCGGCGTAGGTCAGGTAACCCTGTTCCTTGCCGCGGGCAATGAGTTCTTTGAGGCGTGACTGTTGCTGAGATTTTTCAGCCATAGAAACCCTGTCAGTTCAGTAGTGGATCAGGCGGG
This window harbors:
- a CDS encoding TRAP transporter permease, which encodes MSQYSAIPIQTTGSWQPQALPGNRFSLTLMAVLGIGLSLFHLYGAGIQPLGLFYQRGIHLGLMLMLCFVLFGPRPGQTRGPLAIALDTVLFVAAALSGFYLVYFLDDIVNRAGFWTRTDIVVACICIVTVLEASRRAVGTGLTIIGAVAIVYALAGSRGALPWLGDWLPGLLSHRGYSLDRLAAQLYLGQEGIFGLPLGVAATFVFIFVLFGALLEVTGAGKFFIDLAFSATGRQRGGPAKAAVLASASMGSISGSAIANVVTTGAFTIPLMKKLGYRPAQAGGIEAAASTGGQIMPPLMGAGAFLIAEYTRLPYLDIVKVSIFPALLYFATVYLFVHIIAVKQGMKGLPGSELPQVRQVLASGWYFLAPLLLLVYLLVLGISPMRVGFYAIVGLIGVAGLNGLWLAYRQGRSEGRLRQCLLQAVRDGFIKLIQALELGARNALAVSIACAVAGIIVGVVGLTGLGLKFSSMMIAFSGGHLLLALLLVIIASLILGLGLPVTASYIVLIVLVGPALTNEFGLSLLVAHLLVFWYSQDSNVTPPVALGAFAAAAIAGSKTMETSVQSWKFAKGLYLIPLFFVFNPIIIEGGPLPLLLWNGLIVILALVAFAGVIEGYLFAAIPIWQRLALTAAVIAIFYPSLTAEIVGVVAMLALLSLNALASRNAESNN
- a CDS encoding DUF1850 domain-containing protein → MNRNRWSQSAGVVLGAALLLAQVPAAAPDSAGTLVVRTSDGGQLTSLALPADGHWCLLWHHSVQGFQVEDCYRVADGQLLLNSSHTPDFAAGLGHTPGRGRLLSDTEHGYRIVDIDAPVPANHFLLRVGSRRVDHRIQVGARVVSLSQLAAGERVEIQLIPPTDGAPSP
- a CDS encoding TAXI family TRAP transporter solute-binding subunit, translating into MKTLLPALGTALLLGWSAVQAEDLSIATGGTGGTYYPLGGGLAELISKHLDGATAVAEVTGASVENMGLIHREDSDLAIALADTVLQAYEGGDRFSGRKLDVAALASLYPNAVQIVTLADSGIESLADLVGKRVSVGAPGSGTEVNAQSILESNGISYDDFTVQRLNFNETADALRDGDIDAGFWSVGPPTSSILSLASSHNIRLLPLSDAEIRKAIAVEPVFAPYQLRAGLYEGMDSPVQTVGIPNVLVVNTAMSDELAYQITKLLFERVEDLRAIHPAADDTTVEFSLTSTPIPMHPGALRYYQEIGADIPDRLRP
- the rpoD gene encoding RNA polymerase sigma factor RpoD → MAEKSQQQSRLKELIARGKEQGYLTYAEVNDHLPEEINSPDQVEDIIAMINDIGINVYESAPDAEQLLMNDESNTDDDDATEEAAAALAAVETDTGRTTDPVRMYMREMGTVELLTREGEIVIAKRIEEGTREVMQAMAFFPGVIEDILATYEKSQTEEGGRLSDFLTSFQDPDDSDPEPAADSPDAIAPPEIKDDSRDDDDDDDDSDSDDSDSDNEGGPDPELARERFTLLAEQLAETNKLITKHGRYSQEAIDAMNAMGMTFSCFKLAPRQFDESLDKIKDIVDTIRVQERKLLQLCVRQLKMPRKEFVNSFVGNETDEQWLNNLLEDSRFAEEAFKYEVELRRAQRKLRNVQKQSGITLAEIKDIHRRISIGEARARRAKKEMVEANLRLVISIAKKYTNRGLQFLDLIQEGNIGLMKAVDKFEYRRGYKFSTYATWWIRQAITRSIADQARTIRIPVHMIETINKLNRISRQMLQEMGREPTPDELAERMEMPEDKIRKVLKISKEPISLETPIGDDEDSSLGDFIEDNTMEMPIDSATVTGLREATREVLAGLTAREAKVLRMRFGIDMNTDHTLEEVGKQFDVTRERIRQIEAKALRKLRHPTRSDHLRSFLDE